The Solanum lycopersicum chromosome 6, SLM_r2.1 genome has a window encoding:
- the PCL1 gene encoding transcription factor PCL1 (The RefSeq protein has 1 substitution compared to this genomic sequence) — MGEEVSLTDYESSGGNDDRLLWEIGLPDVDDLTPLNMQLIPSELAAAFRISPELSKTMTDVNRASQNTFSSLQRWHSQDMASMNNSNFKTFSYERSREETVTERDETDLIREGSDSRKLRRVESGGTEEADSSLCNENFADDSSAKTLKRPRLVWTPQLHKRFIEVVAHLGIKGAVPKTIMQLMNVEGLTRENVASHLQKYRLYTKRMQPNEGPSSSDHLLTSTPATEIMRESSESGHLRNTNGHMAMPTLMPYQQQMVAMPMMGMPNGGHVGMPVGYGGGPPLGFHHHYNVVQQRDWSGNNFGYYHPVASNDK; from the coding sequence ATGGGTGAAGAAGTGAGCCTGACCGACTATGAATCAAGCGGTGGTAACGATGACAGACTTCTCTGGGAAATTGGACTTCCCGATGTCGATGATGTCACACCGTTGAATATGCAGTTGATTCCGTCGGAACTTGCTGCTGCGTTCAGAATTTCGCCGGAATTGTCAAAGACGATGACCGATGTAAATCGTGCTTCGCAGAATACGTTTTCTTCTCTCCAGAGATGGCACTCACAGGATATGGCTTCGATGAATAACTCTAATTTCAAGACGTTTAGCTATGAGAGGAGTAGAGAAGAGACTGTTACTGAAAGAGATGAAACGGATCTGATAAGAGAGGGATCCGACTCGAGGAAGCTCCGGCGGGTTGAATCCGGAGGCACTGAGGAGGCTGATTCATCTCTGTGTAACGAGAATTTTGCGGATGATTCGTCTGCTAAGACTCTGAAACGGCCCAGACTTGTTTGGACGCCGCAGTTACACAAGCGCTTTATTGAAGTAGTGGCGCACTTAGGTATCAAAGGGGCTGTGCCGAAAACAATTATGCAGCTTATGAATGTGGAAGGATTGACGAGAGAGAACGTAGCAAGTCATTTACAGAAATACAGATTGTATACGAAGAGAATGCAGCCGAACGAGGGTCCTTCTTCGTCTGATCATTTGTTGACTTCCACACCGGCTACAGAGATTATGCGTGAGTCCAGTGAGAGTGGTCACCTCCGCAATACTAATGGCCACATGGCAATGCCAACTCTGATGCCGTACCAACAACAAATGGTGGCGATGCCAATGATGGGGATGCCAAATGGAGGACATGTAGGCATGCCTGTTGGTTACGGGGGTGGACCGCCACTTGGGTTTCATCATCACTATAATGTGGTGCAACAGCGGGATTGGTCTGGAAATAATTTTGGTTACTATCATCCTGTTGCTTCTAATGATAAGTAG
- the PCL1 gene encoding transcription factor PCL1 isoform X1: MGEEVSLTDYESSGGNDDRLLWEIGLPDVDDVTPLNMQLIPSELAAAFRISPELSKTMTDVNRASQNTFSSLQRWHSQDMASMNNSNFKTFSYERSREETVTERDETDLIREGSDSRKLRRVESGGTEEADSSLCNENFADDSSAKTLKRPRLVWTPQLHKRFIEVVAHLGIKGAVPKTIMQLMNVEGLTRENVASHLQKYRLYTKRMQPNEGPSSSDHLLTSTPATEIMRESSESGHLRNTNGHMAMPTLMPYQQQMVAMPMMGMPNGGHVGMPVGYGGGPPLGFHHHYNVVQQRDWSGNNFGYYHPVASNDK, translated from the coding sequence ATGGGTGAAGAAGTGAGCCTGACCGACTATGAATCAAGCGGTGGTAACGATGACAGACTTCTCTGGGAAATTGGACTTCCCGATGTCGATGATGTCACACCGTTGAATATGCAGTTGATTCCGTCGGAACTTGCTGCTGCGTTCAGAATTTCGCCGGAATTGTCAAAGACGATGACCGATGTAAATCGTGCTTCGCAGAATACGTTTTCTTCTCTCCAGAGATGGCACTCACAGGATATGGCTTCGATGAATAACTCTAATTTCAAGACGTTTAGCTATGAGAGGAGTAGAGAAGAGACTGTTACTGAAAGAGATGAAACGGATCTGATAAGAGAGGGATCCGACTCGAGGAAGCTCCGGCGGGTTGAATCCGGAGGCACTGAGGAGGCTGATTCATCTCTGTGTAACGAGAATTTTGCGGATGATTCGTCTGCTAAGACTCTGAAACGGCCCAGACTTGTTTGGACGCCGCAGTTACACAAGCGCTTTATTGAAGTAGTGGCGCACTTAGGTATCAAAGGGGCTGTGCCGAAAACAATTATGCAGCTTATGAATGTGGAAGGATTGACGAGAGAGAACGTAGCAAGTCATTTACAGAAATACAGATTGTATACGAAGAGAATGCAGCCGAACGAGGGTCCTTCTTCGTCTGATCATTTGTTGACTTCCACACCGGCTACAGAGATTATGCGTGAGTCCAGTGAGAGTGGTCACCTCCGCAATACTAATGGCCACATGGCAATGCCAACTCTGATGCCGTACCAACAACAAATGGTGGCGATGCCAATGATGGGGATGCCAAATGGAGGACATGTAGGCATGCCTGTTGGTTACGGGGGTGGACCGCCACTTGGGTTTCATCATCACTATAATGTGGTGCAACAGCGGGATTGGTCTGGAAATAATTTTGGTTACTATCATCCTGTTGCTTCTAATGATAAGTAG
- the TOC75-III gene encoding outer envelope membrane protein (The RefSeq protein has 1 non-frameshifting indel compared to this genomic sequence) has product MASIAAHGLAIPVNRSHRRLNSANTTTGTSVTAASLHPLTIKSKLPSFSSSQNPKPSSSNTRDNSNIFASKQLQNVVKTSAAIGAGFYALSSGVSDVLLSGNGGGGSGRGGSGGGGGGGGDSFWSKIFSPAAIAGEEESQEWDSHGLPANIVVQLNKLSGFKKYKVSDILFFDRRRGSTVGTEDSFFEMLSLRPGGVYTKAQLQKELETLATSGMFEKVDLDAKTNPDGTVGVTISFLESTWQSADKFRCINVGLMPQSKPIEMDADMTEKEKLEYFNSQEQDYRRRIERSRPCLLPVSVQREILQLLREKGTVSARLLQKIRDKVQQWYHDNGYACAQVVNFGNLNTKEVVCEVVEGDITQMVIQFQDKLGNVCEGNTQYPVVRRELPRQLRQGKVFNIEAGKQALRNINSLALFSNIEVNPRPDEKNEGGIIVEIKLKELEQKSAEVSTEWSIVPGRGGRPTLASIQPGGTVSFEHRNLYGLNRSILGSVTTSNFLNPQDDLAFKLEYVHPYLDGVYNPRNRTLRTSCFNSRKLSPVFTGGPGVDEVPPIWVDRAGLKANITENFTRQSKFTYGLVMEEITTRDESSHISARGQRVLPSGGISADGPPTTLSETGIDRMAFLQANITRDNTKFINGTIVGERNVFQVDQGLGVGTKFPFFNRHQLTMTQFIQLKQVEEGAGKAPPPVLVLHGHYGGCVGDLPSYDAFTLGGPYSVRGYNMGEIGAARNIVELAAELRIPVRNTHVYAFAEHGNDLGSSKDVKGNPTEVYRRMGHGSSYGVGVKLGLVRAEYAVDHNSGTGAVFFRFGERF; this is encoded by the exons ATGGCGTCCATCGCCGCTCATGGTCTCGCAATACCAGTCAACCGTTCTCACCGCCGGCTCAATTCAGCTAATACAACTACCGGTACCTCTGTCACTGCTGCTTCACTCCATCCCCTTACAATCAAGTCAAAACTACCGTCATTTTCATCTTcgcaaaaccctaaaccctcaTCCTCAAACACCCGTGACAATTCTAACATTTTTGCCTCAAAACAGCTCCAAAATGTGGTGAAAACCTCCGCCGCCATTGGTGCTGGTTTTTACGCGCTCTCTAGTGGTGTGTCTGATGTTCTCCTCAGTGGGAACGGTGGTGGTGGATCCGGAAGAGGTGGTTCTGGCGGTGGCGGTGGAGGCGGAGGCGGTGGAGATAGTTTCTGGTCGAAGATTTTCTCTCCTGCCGCGATTGCAGGAGAAGAGGAATCACAGGAATGGGATTCGCATGGATTGCCGGCGAATATTGTGGTACAGCTGAACAAGCTCAGTGGGTTTAAGAAGTATAAGGTTTCCGACATCCTTTTCTTCGACCGCCGTCGTGGGTCGACGGTTGGGACGGAGGATTCGTTCTTCGAAATGCTATCCTTGCGGCCAGGTGGTGTTTACACAAAGGCGCAGCTCCAAAAAGAGCTAGAAACGCTAGCAACCAGTGGAATGTTTGAAAAAGTTGATCTTGATGCGAAGACTAACCCTGATGGGACAGTCGGGGTCACTATATCCTTCTTGGAAAGCACTTGGCAGTCAGCTGATAAATTTAGGTGTATCAATGTTGGGTTAATGCCACAGTCGAAACCCATAGAGATGGATGCGGACATGACGGAGAAGGAGAAATTGGAGTATTTTAATAGCCAGGAGCAGGATTATAGGAGGAGGATAGAAAGGTCTAGGCCATGTTTGTTGCCGGTGTCGGTGCAAAGGGAAATTTTGCAGCTGTTGAGGGAGAAAGGAACAGTTAGTGCCAGATTGCTGCAGAAGATTAGGGATAAAGTGCAGCAGTGGTATCATGACAATGGATATGCTTGTGCTCAAGTAGTTAACTTTGGGAATTTGAATACAAAGGAGGTTGTTTGTGAGGTGGTGGAAGGGGATATTACTCAAATGGTAATTCAGTTTCAGGATAAGCTGGGCAATGTATGTGAAGGCAACACTCAGTATCCGGTCGTCCGGAGAGAATTGCCTAGGCAG CTTCGTCAAGGGaaagttttcaacattgaagcTGGAAAACAAGCTTTGAGAAATATAAATTCTCTAGCCCTCTTCTCTAATATTGAAGTCAACCCTCGCCCCGATGAAAAGAATGAGGGAGGGATAATTGTTGAAATTAAGCTTAAGGAATTGGAACAGAAGTCAGCTGAAGTCAGTACTGAATGGAGCATTGTCCCAGGACGTGGAGGTCGCCCCACATTG GCTTCAATTCAACCAGGTGGAACTGTTTCATTTGAGCATCGGAATCTTTACGGGCTCAATCGCTCAATTCTTGGTTCAGTTACCACTAGTAACTTCCTCAATCCTCAG gATGATCTTGCATTTAAGTTGGAGTATGTTCATCCTTATTTAGATGGTGTTTATAATCCTCGAAACCGTACACTCCGTACTAGCTGTTTCAACAGCAGAAAGTTGAGTCCTGTCTTTACTGGGGGGCCTGGAGTAGATGAAGTCCCTCCCATTTGGGTTGATCGTGCTGGACTTAAAGCCAACATTACTGAG AATTTCACTCGTCAGAGTAAATTCACTTATGGACTTGTGATGGAAGAGATAACAACACGTGATGAAAGCAGCCACATCTCTGCTCGTGGACAGAGGGTATTGCCAAGTGGTGGAATTAGTGCAGATGGACCTCCCACTACCCTTAGTGAAACTGGCATTGACCGTATGGCATTTTTACAAGCTAACATTACACGAGATAACACCAAGTTCATAAATGGGACAATAGTTGGTGAGAGGAATGTGTTCCAG GTTGATCAAGGACTTGGAGTTGGCACTAAGTTCCCTTTCTTTAACCGTCACCAGCTGACAATGACCCAATTTATCCAGTTAAAGCAAGTAGAAGAGGGTGCTGGTAAGGCTCCACCACCTGTGTTAGTCCTCCATGGCCATTACGGTGGATGTGTTGGAGATCTTCCCAGCTATGATGCTTTCACACTTGGGGGACCTTATTCAGTCCGGGGTTACAATATGGGAGAGATAGGTGCAGCCAGAAATATTGTCGAG TTGGCTGCTGAGCTGCGGATACCTGTTAGAAACACACATGTGTATGCATTTGCAGAACATGGAAATGATCTCGGGAGTTCAAAAGATGTCAAAGGAAACCCAACAGAGGTCTATAGAAGGATGGGCCATGGCTCCTCATATGGCGTCGGGGTAAAACTAGGTCTAGTACGAGCAGAATATGCTGTTGACCACAATTCTGGAACTGGGGCAGTATTCTTCCGTTTTGGAGAGAGATTCTAG